The genomic region CGACAGCCAGCTCGCTGGTTACGATACGTTTGCTGTAGACGCTTGGTTGGCTGATGCTGCCAATGAAAGCATGTTAAAGCGCCGCGCAGAGAGCTGCCACCTCAATTTAGGCTTTAAACACATTTCACTTTCAACCTGGCAGCTCTCTTGTTTTCCAAACTTGCTTTTCGCGCTTTCTTTCTGGGCAGCAAATACGCATACATGTGTTGAGGCCTAACAATTCGTTCAAGCCGACCCCGCATCGTGGCGTCGGCCACGTGCCTGCGCTACGCTAGCACGCGTCCGCCGCCCCGCTGCGGGGCGGCTTAACTCAGGCGTTAGGCGTCAGAATGCAGAGACCAATACTTCGAGATCTTGTTGAAATTCTTAAGCGCACCTATGGCAGCTCATATCGGCCTTGGGGAACAGCGGTGAGCGAAGAGGAAGGTACTGGATTTGTGATCGACGGCATCCCTTTGTATTTTTCTGTACTCTCTTTTGGCGACATCCCGGAAAATGTACTTGACGTGCAAATAACCTCAAATGTGCCTATTCCTGAGTCATATGGGTACGATCAATATCTTCATGAGGGCAGTTATACAACTAGAGACTTCCTTCGGTTGGTCGAGTCGTATCGTTCACCGATTGAGCAGTGGCCTATTTAGCGCTATTGATCGTCTTCAGTGCACCTATCGCAGCACTATCTTCCTCGGCTGACGCCTAACAATTCGTTCAAGCCGACCCCGTGTCGTGGCGTCGGCCGTGTGCTATGCGCTACGCTTGCACACGTCCGCCGCCCCGCCACAGGGCGGCTTAACTCAAGCGTTAGGCCTATGACCAAGCATTTGCTTTCGCTTTTTCTTGTTTTGACTGGATGCTCAACAATTCCAGAGAGTGCCTGTCGCTCTAAAGGCGGAAAGATCGTCGGCCGCAGCATGCTTGTCCAGACTTGCCAATGGTCAACTACCGATGCGGGAAAGCCTTGCTCTGACAATAGTGAGTGCCAAGGATTCTGCGAGATTCCCCCGGACGCGTACACATATTCAACACCCGGCACAGATGCTCTTGGTGCATCTGTTCCACCCAGTTCTCGCCGACGTCTGGCAATTGAAGTTGGCGCACCCGTCATTGGTCTGTGCGCTGCACAGCGAACCGAGATCAAAACTCCCAATTGTGTTGCTTACGTTTTACAAGGCAAAGTCGCGCTTGCAGAGTGCGCAGACTAGGCCTAACAATTCGTTCAAGCCGACCCCATGTCGTGGCGTCGGCCGGGTGCACGCGCTACGCTAGCACCCGTCCGCCGCCCCGCCAAGGGGCGGCTTAACTCAGGCGTTAGGCCCCACATGAAGTACATCCTGACTTTGGCAATTCTGTTGATGTATCCAGCTCATGCTGTAGCATGCTCAATTCTCTTTGCCAAACCAGAGAGTGCTTTCACTGAAAGTCAGATCGTTGCACTGGCGCGGCCAGTATCAATTTCATATCGCCCCAGACAAGCATCTGTCCCGCGCTACATCGGCGATTTTCGCCAAACTATATTGTGGGAAGTTCTTCTGAGCTGGAAAGGCGATCTAAAGTCTGGGGACAGATTCACTACACGCCGCGAGTACTCCGGCTCACCAGAGTGCACTTCTTACTTTCCTGTTCGTAACAAGTCGGCCTACTTGCTGTTCGGTCGCGGGCGCGAGCCATACGAAGACTTTCATACGCACAATCCGGCGTACTCATCTGACTATTTCCAGTTCCTTTCAGAGAGGCCCGTGCAGTGAATCGGTGGGGCCTAACAATTCGTTCAAGCCGACCCCGCATCGTGGCGTCAACAGCGCGCTTTACGCTACGCTGCACGCTGTTGCCACCCCGCCGCGGGGCGGCTTAACTCAGGCGTTAGGCGGCAGAAAAGCTTTTTACAAATGTGCCACTCACAATCTTGATTCACCGGCTTCGGTTGGCTGTGCTCGTCGGACAGACTGTCGGCGCGTTGCCACTTCTTCCAAGTCCAGAGGGCGCGCATATACTTCACATGTGCGTCGCGTTAGCCGGCTTCGGAAGCTGCGTTCGGCAGCTGTTCGTTTCCCTGCGCCGGACCCGCTCCTTCGGAGACGGCCGGCGGAAAGTTTGCGGGGCGCGCTCATGCTCTCCCGCTTCGGCTTTCGGCAAGTCCGCCTGGGCTTCAATTCCACCGGCATCCCACCCGCCTAACAATTCGTTCAAGCCGACCCCATGTCGTGGCGTCAGCCGCGTGCTTTGCGCTACGCTTGCACGCGTCCGCCGCCCCGCCACGGGTCGGCTTAACTCAGGCGTTAGGCGGCAGAAAAACATTCGTTTTCAGCCGCTCTTTGCTAGCTCATCCGCTCCGCTCATTTTTCGCTCCGTCGCCGTCTTTGGCTGCTGCGCTTGTTGTATTCAGCAATCATGCAATGCTTCGAATAGTTCGTCTGGCGCGCTCAAGGTTCACAAACGTCCCGTTCGCCCGCTTCGGAAACAGTGGTTGGCACGGTAAGTGCTCCGCGACTGACACGGTCGCTTCGGAGACACCTGGCTGAAAGTTCTCAGGTGCGCGTTCGGGCCTTCCCGCTTCGTCTTTCGGCAAGTGCGGCGGGGCTCGGTTCGCATCGGCATCCACCGCCGCCTAACAATTCGTTCAAGCCGACCCCATGTCGTGGCGTCAGCCGCGTGCTTTGCGCTACGCTTGCACGCGTCCGCCGCCCCGCCACGGGTCGGCTTAACTCAGGCGTTAGGCCGCACATGAGAAAGATCATCGAAATTCGTTCCTACCAGCTCAAACCTGGCAGAGCATTGGATTTCCACAACATCATGCTTACGGAAAGCGCGCCTTTGCATAAAGCATTCGGCATTGAGATCGTTGCGCATGGACCATCTCTTCATCAGCCGGACACATACTTTCTCATCCGGGCATTTGACGACTTGCATGACCTGAACCAATCGCAAAAAGACTTTTACGCATCTGATGCATGGCGCAATGGCCCTCGTGAATCTATCGTTTCGGCGATTGAATCTGATGCAAATGTTGTGATGTGGGTTGACTCTTCTGCAGTACAGGCACTGAAAATCGCCG from Lysobacter sp. harbors:
- a CDS encoding NIPSNAP family protein, whose protein sequence is MRKIIEIRSYQLKPGRALDFHNIMLTESAPLHKAFGIEIVAHGPSLHQPDTYFLIRAFDDLHDLNQSQKDFYASDAWRNGPRESIVSAIESDANVVMWVDSSAVQALKIAGSAA